A region of the Mytilus galloprovincialis chromosome 1, xbMytGall1.hap1.1, whole genome shotgun sequence genome:
GCTGAGATTCACCAGGATAAGTCCACGTGGTTCAGTGTTGAAGCACCATTTGAAACACCGATATCCCCATGGCAAAAAAGGATAGTGAAAAGTGGAAGCGTTGTTGAATTAACCGACATTGAACACGACAAAGGAATTGTTGTCCGACTTTTAGATGATCCTGTTTTCATTTCGGAAGAAACACCTTTAAACTTTAAGATTCTATTAGACGAAGAAGAAACGTTGAAGGAAATTGTTCATGATTTTGGATTACAAAATATAGTGATTAAGGATGAATACGAACATCCTAGTGAGTTGTATGCACCGGGTAATTACATATTAACAAATATTGTAAGCGAGGAATTTGTTCTTGGTTACAGGGAAACTTTCCCAGGAGGTCAACAAACACATTTCATTATACCAGTCTCGTGTGGCTTACGGCTTATTCTGGAAATGTCATCTCCAAATATCTCAAAACcatataaaaatgcatttttcgtGCCAAAACATCTTTATAGTAGTGATATGATAGCAAAGTTGTACTTGGAATATTTAAAAACGAGAACGAGACTTTTAGAAGTAAAAGAGGAATATGTTCCGGATATTCCACCAAGACTTACAAAATCTTCTGTCAGCAGACAATCTCTAATGTCCAACCAATCAGGAGCTAGTTCTGGACCTGTCAGACCAGACAGACGGAGACGGACCATTTCAATACAATCAGAGGACATACCAAAGCCGTTTGAGCGTCTCTCGTCTCGTAAGTTACggtttgttttcattattttaaataatacacacattaggggccctttatagcttgctgttcgatgtgagcctaAGCTAAAGAAAAAACTGCCAATAATTTCTGAAAGTACAAAGAAATACTAGTAGGTctggaaaaaacaaaaacaaatgcaaatgCATATTTAGAAGATATCGCTACACAATCCATAAATATTGCTTAAtaaatcaa
Encoded here:
- the LOC143064801 gene encoding uncharacterized protein LOC143064801, with protein sequence MSLTEDIKCLSDIIFVLPQRVRVVEAVRDLPFAAGDILVLELVKNLDLVEGIDRVTEGQIRIPLDYHGKVHRLGKRCSSVAEIHQDKSTWFSVEAPFETPISPWQKRIVKSGSVVELTDIEHDKGIVVRLLDDPVFISEETPLNFKILLDEEETLKEIVHDFGLQNIVIKDEYEHPSELYAPGNYILTNIVSEEFVLGYRETFPGGQQTHFIIPVSCGLRLILEMSSPNISKPYKNAFFVPKHLYSSDMIAKLYLEYLKTRTRLLEVKEEYVPDIPPRLTKSSVSRQSLMSNQSGASSGPVRPDRRRRTISIQSEDIPKPFERLSSLDETKCASLSEVNDNVFEGSSDGNSEVISPPYMELNKTDIATTHIYDEMAFDDMEHTQCAENTTTSTTRNVFFMCCGKSCEDSDDIHDMSVYRLVKFLNRNQLPSMAEVCNKHKLDGAFISELTIKDLMNEPFLQSEEQVEVFINLVSKQSKNK